GGAGTAGACGGAGGACATCTGGCTGTCCATCATGGGCTCAATCTCCTCGAACTTACGAGGGCGGTTCTCAATGCAACCATACTCGGACAGGCTAGTGCAAGGTTAGCAGAGGCCAACATGAGTGATGAATTGACTTACAAAATGGGGATACCGTAGTTGGTAAagttcttgaccttgacgtCCCAGCCAGAGGTCTTGAAGTCACTGTTGCACCAAGAGTAATCGTTGAAAGCGAAGAAGTCAGATCGAACCTCCTCAGAACCACAATTCATGTAGTGAGCGGTTTGCATGCGGTTGGAGGCAACATCGGCAGCAGAGTAGCCGACAGGAACCTGGCGGAGCTTGCGGGCCTTGATGTAGTTTCGCATATCACGAGTGATGGCCTTGACGTAGGGAGCGGACTTGTCGGTATCCTTCTCGTCATTCATGACCTCATTTCCGGAGAAGAAAGCGAGTGTGTTGTCGTACTTGGCGAACATCTCGACAGTGGCGAAAACGCTCTGGATGTAGGCGGCATTGTAAGAAGGACCGGGCTTGGCACGGTTGATGGAGTACTTGGGGTTGTTAACATCGAGAACGAGGTAGATGCCAGCGGCGTCGAGCGCACTCATGCACTCGTCGTGATCGGCCTTGTTGTCGACAGCGTAGACGCGAATAACGTTGACGCCGAGCTCCTTGAAGTACTTGATATCACGCTTGCAAACATCGGGATCGGCGAGAGGATCCTCGTTAGCAGAGGCACCACCGGGCTGGTAGTCGATACCTCGGAGGTAGAATCGGTCCTTGCCAGTCCAGAAAGCTAATTGATTGTCAACACTGCCTGCACATCCAACTCTTGAGGCAATTGACTACTAACCATTGCCAGAAACCGAGACAGCGGGGAGGGAAGCGCGCTTGCTGGGAGGCTCCTTGAGGGTAGGGGTAGCCGAAGCGACAGCCGCCAAGGCGGAGAGGAAAGCAACGGTCTTCATTTTAAGTTGGTTGGTCGAACGGTATGGCGAGAGATTAATACAGTTCAAAGAATTGTCGTTAAGAGACGATATCGAGGGTGGGAATTGATCGAAATGAGCGGATCGGGTGAGGAAGCAGAATTACAGTCCAAGTAGAAGAAAACCAACAACGAGGGAGTTGGGAGGTGGGAACGAAAGAAGATAGAAGATCACGACCGGAGAGAAAACGACAGAAAGGCGTTAACCGGTTGAAAGGTAAGTTGAAGGTATTAATAAATCAATggagggaggaagaagaggagaggaaaaGAGAGCGTGATACGGAGGTTGGAATGGGCTTTTAAAATAGTAGGCACTGGAGGTGGGAAGACGGGATGGAGGCCCTGGGGTGTGGTAATACAGGTACAAAGTTACAAAGTTACAAGTCGGGACCAACTCAATCGACAATCACAGAATGACACAACAGGATAGGATAGAACGTGGATAGTGGTGGTATCAAGGGAtattggattggatggcAAGTAATTGATCCCTGAACTGGGCTGGTAGCTTGGAGCACTCGGCATTATCTTGGTACCTACCAATCTAGGGAGAGACGGGGTGTCTGGATAAGTGAGTGAGTGTTTTACGGTACCAATTGAGGCATTGGACGAACGACGCAGACTCTTCCGCTTCCATTTGGCTCCCGCCCTCGTACCAAGTTAAGAATGGAAACTGAAGTGGTCAGTCCAAGCGTCTAACGCCGGCCGCTGTGGGCATTTCTTCCTTAGAAGGCTTGGGCGGGCTTCCGTCGAATCCAAGGGGAAGCCATGGATTGGGGATTAAGCGTGGGGCACGTCTGGTCCAGTAATTTCAGTTTCCACAAATTCATGCTGGCACACCTAATCTTGAGGGCCAAGAGAGCATGACGATGGGTTGACGATCAAGTCAGGCAGCTCGTTATTGTGAAGCAGTATAATGCTCTTGTATGTAATTCAGTGCTGTGAAGCTATCTTGTCGGATCAAACGAGTGTGGTTGAATTGCCATCTACCGGCATTTACACTATCGCATTGTGTCTTTGTTGTGCTTACACTTGGACGGCGGAAGTCAGGCACACGAATCAATGGGCTGTACTAACCCAGCCTATCACTGAAGGATTAGACTCAGCCGGTGGTGTGAAGTCTGCTGATGTGTCGTCCCTTGGCACTGGCTGAAGAACAAGCTGTTGTAACATCCATAAACAAGGCGGTTATCAGTTGGTCATGAGTATGTGTACTTGTCACTATAAGAGGATCGACACAAACAAACATTTAACCATCTTGCCCTCTAGTTTCAAACTCTGTTCTCGTTATCCGTATTTTTGCTAGTGTTGCCCATGGTGCTGCATCACTCGTATACATCTCACGTGTGTCAACAAACATCTCAACGCCTATGGATGACAAGAAACTCCCAAGAGTGCGCAGCCACAAACCAAGAGTCCAGCAACTCAACCTCTCCGTTTCTATGACAAGTCCAAGGCCTGTAGTGCATTGGCATCACTTGCTGTCCTCTCTTTTTCGTTTCTTGGCCTGGATTTCGCTCAATGCTGAAATTCAATTGACCCACCAAAGTCGTCGTAATGCATTTTAAGCTATCGGCACACGCCCCCCTCGCTCATGCATGACACTCCCTTTCGGCTGGAGCAAGCGCCTCCTGATCAGCGATTGGCGCGCCGCTGAAACTCGTCTCGTAACCCCCTGAGGCTCCTTTTTAAACGGCTCCAGCTGGTGGCACAGTCCCTCTCTCGCCTTATTCATCATGATGCTTGGTGAAGGCTGGTCTGGGATTGGCATTCAATGTCTGAGTACCTCGAGTGAATCGTAGAgttctttttatttttatgCTTCTGTCGCAGGTTTGATTATTAAGATCCAGAATCAAAACTTTCATCTCATAACCAAGGTAAGCTTAAAAGAAACTACCTACCTGGGTATCTGTCACTAATAACACAAATAAGAATTCTTCCTTCCATTCTCACCTGCAGATTCAATGATCGGCAGGGGTCATTCTGCCACTCCCGTCCCGCTAAACTCCAGTGGAGCCCGGGCTCTCATGTCTATGGGCCATACCGTATTCcattgaagaacaagaatagAAATTCGACTTCTCGTATGACTAGCTTACTGAAATACCACTGGTTGTCAAGCACTCACTATTATTTAAACATTGTTTCTGTATATTATATCAAGGCACAGGCAGACACCGTATATCTTGAGTCTTGACCTTCCCTTATCCTGGCTGGTACCAGTCAGTCTGAGCTCTGACTGTTAAGACTGGATCCATATGACGATGAGTAGCACTTGACATGGATTTTGCTTGGTTTTATTTCCTAGACCCGTCAAATCAACCGAGACCATGGCCAAATTTCAATCGTCACGTCGATCACCCTGCACTGCCTCGTCCCAAGCTCATCTCCAATCCCTCATCCCTCACAACCACTCGCCTCAGCATTCTCACCGCAACGCCAATATCACATCTCGCCTGCTGCATAATTAAACTCAAGATCTGGGCGCTCAGCCAAGAATGACCCTCGTGTGAAACACTGTGGTTCTTCACAATACCAGAGGCCCTCTTTTCATCTGGTAACCTCGCCTGGGGTGCGTCACATCCCCTGCCGGTACATGCACCAAATGACGGGTCACCACTCTATCTCAGAGCCAAGAAAATGCTTGGCTTTGTTAAGCTGCAATAGGAGGTTTCAAGTGACACTTTGCGTAGGGGAGCCAAGGAAATGTGAGACCTCTACCCTAAGTGACGAAAATATTAGGCAAGTTTAGTGTATCTTATTAGTAGGTGTTTCAACCAGTTAATTTTGACACCTTATCTTAATGTCAGAGGTTTTATTAGCGACCTATCATCTTAACCAACATTCTTGGCTACACAACTCCATAAGAACTCTACACATACAATTCATTTAACTATGGGTATCAAAAACTGAATCCAATGTTTGTGTCTATTTGGCTTTCATCAATCATCAGTAACCTTAAAGAGGTCCTCAACCCCTTGCCAGCTTCCCTTTGCGCGCTCCTCCCAGTAACTATCCTTTCCTGTCTTGAGCTTCCATacttcctctccctctggagcgttctcgaccttgacgaACCATCGAGGCTTGTATGTCTCACCTCGCTCTTCGAGTTCTCGGCGTCGACCGCGCTGAGCTTCCTCCAGCTTTTGTTTCAgatcctcagcatcatcgaTTGCGCCTTGTTCGTATGCGCGCTGATCAGGTCGCAAGCGACAATCCGTAGGAGGCAGTTTGCCCTTCTCGATCTCTGTAACCTCGTTCAAGCTGGCAGCAAAAGTTGTAAGACCAAATGTCTGGGCAGCATTTTCCACCAGTGGTCCAACACGCCAAATCTCCTGGCCGCCACCTTTGCCTGTTGTCTTCAAGCTGTTGGTCCATGTGCCTACCAAGCCGCTTCCTGTGTTTACTCCTTCGGGGTTGAAGATTTCAACACTGACATCCTCAATACGTCCACCCCACATGCCCTTGCTCTTGaactcaacagcagccttgTGACCAGTACTGTCATTGACGACATGCATAGTGCCCACAGGCTCCACGTACTTTTCGCCCATAACCACGTTACGCAAGAACATAGTAGCAATATTCCATGAATATCGCTCCTCGGAGCCATTTGATAGACGTAGCACAATTCGAACACGGCCATCTGTCGTGATTTCAGCGCTCTTGCCCCAAAACTTCTGGCCGGGGGCTGGTGACTGGGAGAACGACCAGTTGGCTGAGTCTGCTTGCATAGCTAGGAGAAGAGGTCGATGCTGGACCTTCTCGACTAAGAGTCTGAAACCTCCAGGCACCTCCTTTTCGCTTCGAACCAGTTCAAAGGTTTCGCCCAGTAGAGGTGTGAAAGGCTTCCGGATAGCACGCTCTTTGGCTCGACCACTGCTGAACTGGGAGACTGCAAATGCTGCGACGAACAAGAGTCTGTCTGTTGGAGAAGATTGCTTTGCAGCTTGGTTTAGTAACTGTGCGTATTCCAGTTGTTCGGCCACCTTTTGGCACATAGATGACGGTTCGTTCGAGGTAACGGGCATACTGATGGTACTAAAATCTTTGCCAACATTTTTCCTAAAGAACGCAATCAAACTCGGTGCAGGTGCAGCTGCAGGTGGTATGGTTGATCTCCTGGTAACGGCTTGCTCAATAGGCAAAGGTGTAAGGCTCTTTGGTTTCGTGGGGAAAAGATGAGATGCATCGTCCAGGTTTGCTGTGTCATTCTCTCCTATAGACGACACAGAAGAATTGTCTCGGAATGaatcttcctcctcgtcttctgcCTCTTCTGATCGTGAAGCTTCGTCTTCGCTGCCATCAATTTTAAGAACGGCTGAGTTGGCATCCTCGGCATCAAAGAACTCGTCTGCTGTCGAGACAGTGTCTATACTCTTCCTTGACACGCCACCTGCAGACAAGGGCACTGGCATGCGACGGCGCTTACTGTTGTTGATAAGCGTGGTGAACTCGGACACAACTGAGTCAAGGTCTGTCAGAAGTGATTGACAATGATCCTGCAGCGAGTTCTCCTCTCTAACGAGCCCCTTGGATTGTCTCCTCGAGTGGTTTGGCATATTGGCAGAGATAGTCGTAGTGACACCACCTGGTGCTGGTACTGCCAGAGCTGTTGGCGCTCCCAGTGTGGCAGGGGATATCGCAGGAGTGTTTGACTTTCTTCTCCAGAAGGAGCGCCTCTGTTCGGGAGGGGGTGTGAAATACGTATCGTTCTCGTCGATAGCACTAGTCGCAGCTCCAGGTGAAAGATATTGAGGACTGGTTACTGGTGGTGGTTTTGCCTGGGCTGTGACCTCACGGGTCAGGCGTCGAAGAGCATCGCGTGTACCAACCACGCGGCTAACCAGGGATTCGACCTGCTCCCATTCCCTGTCTTCTTGTGGAGAGGATTGATGAATAGGCTGAAGTTGGCGTGTATTGATTTTCAAGTGATCATTCTTGGGAAGATCCAGGGTCTCCAAACCCCTTGCAACGCGGCTCGCCTTTTCGAGCGCATGTGCCCAGTCCTGGAATTCCTTATCATTCGGGGCTCTCAAATGCCAGACTTCAGCGCCTGAATCGATGCTGATCTCTCTTCGTCGCTCATCTGCAGCGATGGCGGCTAAGCTTAGGGGAATAGCGCCTCGGAGCGCAGAAGACTTAGGATTATAGTAGTACGACAGAGTGCATGTCGAGTAGTCAAGCGAGAAGAATCTGCGAGCGTAGCCTTGTCCCTTCTTGCGACGCCTCTTGTGGAGAACACCAACATGGTAATTGCCTGAGCCAACCTCGCTACGACCAGAAATGGAGTTCGCGTTTGCTACGGCGTTGTGACTGTGAAGACTGTCTAATGAAGCAGAGGCAACCCCGTCGAGTTTAGGGCTACTGTGCCGCCCGAGACTCGTTTGGCTGGCTCCAGCTTTCGGTGCTTGAAGATTAGGCAAATGTGATGAAGTCTGAGGAGGTGCCCCCGTAGGATATGTCATTACCACGAAAGTCGCCGTCTTGGATGTCTGTTTCGAGAACGTGTTATCGAACACGAGGCCGTACATTCCGCTCTGGTCATGATTGACCTCGTACGTGCCGATGGACACCTTATCCGCTTCGCATTTACCAATCCATTTGATGGGTATAAATCCTTTACTTTTTAGCAGCTCTTGTGCGTTTGTATCTTTCTTCGAGAAGCGGGCAGACTTTCCGTCCGAGGTACCGCCCGACTCTTCAGTTCCATTATTCAGGTCTTCGGCCGTGGAAGATGCAAAAGTGGTGGCACCGCTGCCGGGATGTTTGACAATGCCAAAATTGCTGCAGTCATATTAGTACACAGCTTCATTCATGGGCCTGGGAAGGTTCGCGCTAAGCGGCACAAGATGGAGGTGCGTACATGGACTTCTTGTGAGGTTGTACGCTCCACGATAGTGTATTCCCTTCATCGACTTTGACCCAGCGAACAATATACGACTAGTTACGTGTTAGCCAGAAGTTCATGTCGGTTCTTCATATGGTGCCTGGCGCGCGGCATCTGTAATACAGGGGAGAGCTAGTAACATGCCTTGCTATGAACTTCAAGCTGCTCAATGCCCGCCATTTTGTATGATATTCTAGCGGCAACCAAGTTTTCGCGTTCGTCGAGGTTTCAAATATCGGGAAGCTCGGTAGACGAATTCGTGGTGGAGTTGAGGACCTTTAGCAATTGACCATGCCGGCTCGATCGATATTCAGCTTAGGTTTTTCGGAAGACCGGAAACTGCGGATTGGGGGATGGctcttgttgttgaacaAGACAGGTTTCGACAGTTGAAGAGAGAAGTTGTGTGTGCAGGGGGTGAAAGTGGCTGACAAGTCCTCCTTACGTCTGACTCTTCCTGGCATGCGTAGAAGCCAAGAGTTTTGCCTCGAATCCTGGAGGAGTAGAGGAGTATCCGTCCGCCGTATACGTGCGCTATACGTGGACAACTCGAGCACGTACGCACGAGGCAGCTACCCAACGACTAAGCTAGTGTTTGTGTAGTCGAGTCGTGGGCTCTGTATTGGGCCGAGCAGGGGCCTTGGTGGAGGGGTAGTATACGGAGAGCGAGGTTTCGCCTTACTGCTGACGTTGGAAACGGGGATTTTGCAGTTTGTACAGCCACCACAGCCACCAGGAGCCACAAGTCCAGTCCTTTTCTGGAAAGTCTTTGGTGACAGGGACGAAACTGTTGCGAGGATGCTGTTCGTTTCAAGTGGACAATTCGAGGGTTGAAGTGGTTGGGAGGACAGGGCGGGCGGAGGTTGGGGATAAAAGCACTGGCATAAGGGTGATGAAGGTGGCTGGAGGGCGGCAGAAGTTACACGATTTTAATGCGAGTGGATGATTGATGATCAAATATCACTGAAGGTGTCAGGAATGTGGAAGCTTGCAGAGGTGGATTTTGATTAAATACGAAAACCAACAAAGAGGACTTGCGATTACTATGTTAAGGTTCCTTGCCTCGGTAGGTTTGGTATGCGAGCGCAGCAAAGTGCTAGTATTACATGGCATGATATGACGTTGCATTCCACTTTATTCCGAGGCCTAGGGGTTCCATCATTTTGAATTCTGGGACTGAGCTGTAACTTGTGATGTtgctaatataattactgctGTATCGTGATACACGTGCCACCGCTTGATTTATAGCTTCAACGTCTATGGGAACCCGATATCTTGCATACTGCATTCTCCGCCGATGTTCCATTGTCCAATGTCTTGGGTGGAAGATCATGTCGACTAGGATGATCCTCATAAATAGCTTCTCGGCCCTGAAGACTGTTCATTACCCCACGGGCAATCCTCATTCCGGGCCTTGCCGGTCAATCCGAGCTACAGTGAATTGACAGATGCTATTTCTGGCACGTTTATGGAGTAGTCTTTGTATGTCTGCCCGTTGATAGAAGGTAATGCTACCCGGAAGCCGAGCACGTAACTGAGGTGGCCAAGCACAAACTTCAGGACACCTAACGGACGAAACTGTATTCGACAATGTTTTATTGCAAAGGAATTAAAAGGCCTAACGGTTGGTGATCTTGTGTTAATAGCTTTGGGGAGTTTGTAAGGCATTTTATGGACCATGACATGAGACCTGTCGGCAGACCTTGTTTTTGTAAAAGGCTTCTGTCACAGGAATAATTCAGCCTTGATACGTCAATCCTCCGCGACCTACATACGAGGGTCTGCAAATACATGATCAACAATGATTGGCAACTAGCCACATTTTCACATAAACTAGACATGCCATGTATTATAGTGGTATCTCCCTTCCAATTGGGGCTTCATAATGAGGTTCGGTTGTATGCTAAATAATCACCTTCCAATTCTAATATAAGATATGGAAATAGAGCAAGCACTGTCTACGTATATGCAGACATGAACATTTTCACCTTATCAGCTCaatttttatttttttttgGAAATACAGCAATTATGGCACTGGTTCAGAACTGCAATATAGACTTTAACTATAGCATATAACAACTGATGTCATTTGGCAATGATCATTGCAATACAGTTCGTGCCATTTCATCAACGGACAACCACCCTCTCAAAGAAACAATCACAAATCACATCTTCTCAGCCCCAATTACCCTCGAGGTTCATCACTATTAGGAATCGATATCGGTTCTTAACTCAAACCCTGTCTCACCCACGCGACCTGCCCCTGACGCCCGTCGTCGAGCCAAGCACCaaaggccatcaagactCTTCTACTGGTGGATGGACGAAGTGAGCCCATGCCTAATCCTAGTTGGGATAGACAGACGGGCCCTTAAGCAGCCAGACCTTACCTTAAGTGACTTGTGGATCTAAGCGGGCAGCGAGATGGAACTCCACTGTGGTTTAGGGGACGAGCCTACGAGGAGGAATCTCGTCAAGCTAAGCCCAAGGTCCAGGCCAAGCCAGGGGCTTTTTTTGAGTTGGTATTTGGCTGACCCTTAGTTAAAGAACTTGAGAACGAAATTTCCATCTACCTCTAGTTATGTTGACCTGCTTTTCATTTTCCCCTTTTTATTCCTGGGCTCTGAATTCATGTTCAATCTCACAGTAAATCACTGAAACGCTGAGCCAGAGTGTGGCAAGTGCTTCTTCCCGCACCTGCATCCCGCCCGTCTCAAGGCACCTACCGCTGTGACCTGAATCGCACGGCGCAACAGAAAGGAAGTACCCTTTCTTGGTCAACTTTCATCTTttcatctccttcttttcaatctcatcaacgacttgaACCGCCTCGCATCGCATTGCATCGTTTCTTCTTTGTCCCTCCTTTCGCCTGCATTGTTGGTAATTAAGTGCTTTTCTTCATCCGCGACATCTACTTGACATaattctttgcttctttctGCTGCCCGTCGACAACCCCCGTCCCGGTCTCCGGCCTCCGCACTCCAGACCCCGATCACCGCACTTGTCCTGCACGAGCCCTACGAACGACTCGAGACGGTTACACTGCGAGACAGGTTCCTTTGCTACTGCACATCTTCTAGAGATCACCGAAAACTTGATCTGTTAAGACCCGCCACCATGTCGAGTATCATGAGCAAGCGCCAGCAGGCGCGGAACGAAAAGGCCCTGCAGGATCTTGTGCAGAACACCCCGGGCAATAATATGTGCGCTGACTGCCACGCGCGTAATCCAGGTATGCTCCAGATGTACAACCAAGCTCATCCTGCGCCGGGTATACGAGATGACCGGAATTTGCTAACATCAATTGTCAATATCAGCTTGGGCATCATGGAGTGTACGGCCCCCCACTACATACGGGAACTGATCCAATACTAATATGTTTGTTAGTTGGGCGTTTTCCTATGCATGAGATGTGCTGCAATTCATCGAAAGTTGGGTACTCACATCTCCAAAGTAAAGTCCTTGAGCATGGATAGTTGGACCAACGAGCAAGTTGACGtgagcaacaacaacaacccgGGGATCGTGCCCAAAGAAAACCAATAGCTTACACGGTCTATAGAACATGCGAAAGGTCGGAAACATCACATCCAACAACATTTATAACCCCGAGCATCGCAAACCTCCCGTCCCGGTCGACGCTGACGAAGCGGATTCTGCTATGGAACGATTCATCAGACAGAAATATATGAATAATACTGTTAGTGGAACGGGAAAGCCTAGATCTCCTCATATAGGCGAAGGGACTCCTCCACCACTGCCGCCTAAGAACTCGAAGTTCGGATTTCGATCAGCTTCATCTATTTTCCCTCTGTCGTCCAAGTCGAAGAAGGACTCCAAAACCATTACAGCTGCGCAAGGTGGACGTAGCGAGTCTCCAAGACCTCCTAATAAACCATCAAAAGTGTTCGGCGCCACCTTAGATCTTGATCAACCGGATGACATGGAGCAAAAGCTGGCTAGGCTACAAGACATGGGATTTCAGGACGCCAAACGCAATGCTCTGGTGTTGAAAGGTGTTAATGGCAACATTGAGCGAGCGATTGAGACTCTTGTGCGATTGGGTGAGGGTAGTGGCCGGCCCTCACCTCTTCCCACCCCTTCACCTCGGGAACAGACTCTGCGAACATCAAGGTCTTTGACGCCCCTGACACCGAGTTCTGGCGGGCTGGGACTCGGCGCAGGTCTCAGCGTTCCCGCCCGTTCAGCTACGGACCGTCCCACTACTCCATCAAGTGCTTCGACAAACCCGTTTGATAACTTAGGAACGGCTCAGCCCCAGACGGCCCAGTCGACGGGAAGCCTTCATAACCGGAACCCATACGGTCAGACAAACCCATTCGGCGTGCCAGCcgctcaacagcaacaaccgGCAGATGCGTTCAGCCAGGCATTCCAAAACATGTCTCTCTCTCCCCAACAGCCTCTGTTCCCTCACCATACTGGAGGACCAGCACCACAGCAAGCACCACAGGCGACAGGATACCAACAAGTGGCTCCATCAGCGCCAACAACCCCAAGTGGCTTCTCAACTCTGGGCTTCAGTAACAACATGACATACCCACAGCCTGTCCAAGCGCAGGCGACTGGATATAATCCCTTTCTAGCGAACACCGCAGGTGCAATACAGCAACAGCCGCAACAAGGGTCCAATCCCTTCCCTCaagtcaacaccaaccaagCACCTGCTGGATACAATCCGTTCGCTCGATCCCCAACTCGAATCGCATCGGCAAGCCTTGGTCAGATACCAGAGCAAACGCAGAGTTCTTTTCAAAACTCATCTGTTTATCAGGGATCTGCCGTGTATCAGAGCCCAGCTCCTTTGAGCCCCCCCGAAACAAGCACGAACCCTTTTTTTGCAAATGCTGGTCAGCCTGTGGCGCAAACAAGTCAACAGGACTTTGTGCAACAACCTGTCGTGCAACAGATGCAGAGTCAACCTCAAGCAAGCCACAACCCCTTtgcccagcagcagcc
This DNA window, taken from Fusarium oxysporum f. sp. lycopersici 4287 chromosome 7, whole genome shotgun sequence, encodes the following:
- a CDS encoding hypothetical protein (At least one base has a quality score < 10), with product MSSIMSKRQQARNEKALQDLVQNTPGNNMCADCHARNPAWASWSLGVFLCMRCAAIHRKLGTHISKVKSLSMDSWTNEQVDNMRKVGNITSNNIYNPEHRKPPVPVDADEADSAMERFIRQKYMNNTVSGTGKPRSPHIGEGTPPPLPPKNSKFGFRSASSIFPLSSKSKKDSKTITAAQGGRSESPRPPNKPSKVFGATLDLDQPDDMEQKLARLQDMGFQDAKRNALVLKGVNGNIERAIETLVRLGEGSGRPSPLPTPSPREQTLRTSRSLTPLTPSSGGLGLGAGLSVPARSATDRPTTPSSASTNPFDNLGTAQPQTAQSTGSLHNRNPYGQTNPFGVPAAQQQQPADAFSQAFQNMSLSPQQPLFPHHTGGPAPQQAPQATGYQQVAPSAPTTPSGFSTLGFSNNMTYPQPVQAQATGYNPFLANTAGAIQQQPQQGSNPFPQVNTNQAPAGYNPFARSPTRIASASLGQIPEQTQSSFQNSSVYQGSAVYQSPAPLSPPETSTNPFFANAGQPVAQTSQQDFVQQPVVQQMQSQPQASHNPFAQQQPQMYQQQQFYQPQRPDKASIMALFNNYPQTVQQQPGAAAAQPSYQVQQATQYTQQPTIPENQPLQAPMAPVQQQPSVPQHLSSSTNPFMSGAPSSGVAGNRNAATTSDPFAARSRESMNLGLDLAWTNGRHSPDAFASLSARHG
- a CDS encoding hypothetical protein (At least one base has a quality score < 10), coding for MRCAAIHRKLGTHISKVKSLSMDSWTNEQVDNMRKVGNITSNNIYNPEHRKPPVPVDADEADSAMERFIRQKYMNNTVSGTGKPRSPHIGEGTPPPLPPKNSKFGFRSASSIFPLSSKSKKDSKTITAAQGGRSESPRPPNKPSKVFGATLDLDQPDDMEQKLARLQDMGFQDAKRNALVLKGVNGNIERAIETLVRLGEGSGRPSPLPTPSPREQTLRTSRSLTPLTPSSGGLGLGAGLSVPARSATDRPTTPSSASTNPFDNLGTAQPQTAQSTGSLHNRNPYGQTNPFGVPAAQQQQPADAFSQAFQNMSLSPQQPLFPHHTGGPAPQQAPQATGYQQVAPSAPTTPSGFSTLGFSNNMTYPQPVQAQATGYNPFLANTAGAIQQQPQQGSNPFPQVNTNQAPAGYNPFARSPTRIASASLGQIPEQTQSSFQNSSVYQGSAVYQSPAPLSPPETSTNPFFANAGQPVAQTSQQDFVQQPVVQQMQSQPQASHNPFAQQQPQMYQQQQFYQPQRPDKASIMALFNNYPQTVQQQPGAAAAQPSYQVQQATQYTQQPTIPENQPLQAPMAPVQQQPSVPQHLSSSTNPFMSGAPSSGVAGNRNAATTSDPFAARSRESMNLGLDLAWTNGRHSPDAFASLSARHG